The proteins below are encoded in one region of Parvicella tangerina:
- the tilS gene encoding tRNA lysidine(34) synthetase TilS — MRLIEKVQQVIAAHTKVNDRFLLAVSGGKDSMVLFHVFTELGLDFVVAHMNYGLRETAASLDEKLVEKVASDREIPFFAKSVDTKTFCRENGFATQEGARILRYDWFEHLLKEKSFDWIVTAHHEEDNKETFIQNLKRGSGLRGLKAMQLIQNNRFKPMLNCSREEIDSYAEEQNVIYRKDASNNQNHYQRNLVRNKVLPELEKELKGIGKGISSSIANLQLDYDYLHQTMEQETKRLLLKENDDWRIPNYKSLHVRLLFHILERHGFNFQQVEDLLRSKSSGKRLMNDQFAVYDSFGDLYITQVADKEIIQFNIEQPGEYAIGDALIRITPSSYPASFEVDNTIVYIDADTIDWPLEVRSYQHGDKIKPLGMNGSKKLSDFFTDIKMPVPERSRQKVLLSRGEIIWVVGELLSDSVKLTNHTKKVLKIETIR; from the coding sequence ATGAGATTGATTGAAAAAGTCCAACAGGTTATTGCAGCGCATACGAAAGTTAACGATCGTTTTCTGCTAGCGGTTAGCGGTGGAAAAGACAGCATGGTACTCTTTCATGTGTTCACTGAACTTGGTCTTGACTTTGTCGTTGCGCACATGAATTATGGCTTGCGTGAGACAGCTGCTTCTCTTGATGAAAAGTTAGTGGAAAAAGTTGCCAGTGATCGGGAAATACCCTTCTTTGCTAAATCCGTTGACACGAAGACGTTTTGTCGTGAAAATGGTTTCGCTACTCAGGAAGGGGCCAGAATCTTAAGGTATGATTGGTTTGAGCATCTCCTCAAAGAGAAGAGTTTTGATTGGATCGTCACCGCACATCATGAAGAAGACAACAAAGAGACGTTTATCCAAAACCTAAAGAGAGGAAGTGGGCTTAGGGGATTAAAAGCGATGCAGCTGATTCAGAATAATCGGTTCAAACCAATGTTGAATTGTTCAAGAGAAGAGATCGATTCATACGCTGAAGAGCAGAATGTGATATATCGAAAAGATGCCAGTAATAACCAAAATCACTATCAGCGAAATTTGGTTAGAAATAAAGTGTTGCCCGAACTAGAAAAGGAATTGAAAGGAATAGGAAAGGGAATTTCAAGTTCAATAGCGAACCTCCAACTCGATTATGATTATTTGCACCAAACTATGGAGCAAGAGACCAAAAGATTACTCCTTAAAGAAAATGATGATTGGAGGATTCCAAACTACAAATCCCTGCACGTTAGGTTACTCTTTCATATATTGGAGCGCCATGGATTTAACTTTCAGCAAGTTGAAGATTTGTTGCGTTCGAAATCTTCAGGTAAGCGATTGATGAATGATCAATTCGCTGTTTACGATAGCTTTGGAGACCTCTATATAACACAAGTTGCGGATAAAGAAATTATTCAATTTAATATCGAACAGCCTGGAGAGTATGCTATCGGGGATGCGCTAATCCGAATTACACCATCCAGTTATCCAGCATCTTTTGAAGTGGATAACACCATCGTATACATTGATGCAGATACCATTGATTGGCCGTTAGAAGTAAGAAGCTACCAACATGGCGATAAGATTAAACCGCTGGGAATGAATGGATCAAAAAAACTTAGCGACTTTTTTACAGATATAAAAATGCCTGTTCCTGAACGATCACGGCAAAAAGTGCTGCTTTCCAGGGGGGAGATCATCTGGGTGGTGGGAGAATTATTGAGCGATAGCGTAAAGCTCACGAATCACACAAAAAAAGTTTTAAAAATTGAAACTATTCGGTAA
- a CDS encoding energy transducer TonB, with the protein MGILEFIERFKFSLIGVFATYAFITVWANWFVIETVIPPDPPNEKVIAVIDYSEEEVPEENDQPKEITNNENGQPMTNVAANVSQEKTTYTNQFSKSQADQEVWNELKAMEQAEFNSLQQDNPNLVDPSENNEKEVNPNLVKEDAETNDHAGYGMDVVATVYYQLDNRNVLKEKKPSYLCKTEGTVRVNIKVNQKGQVVTAEIDEAKTTTQNTCLRDAAIEYAKLWKFNQDFNDALRKQGWIEFKYQAQ; encoded by the coding sequence ATGGGTATCCTTGAATTCATAGAACGGTTTAAATTTAGCTTGATCGGTGTCTTTGCTACTTATGCCTTCATCACCGTTTGGGCAAACTGGTTTGTTATCGAAACGGTCATTCCCCCCGACCCTCCTAATGAAAAAGTGATTGCAGTGATTGATTATTCTGAGGAGGAAGTTCCTGAGGAGAATGACCAACCCAAGGAAATAACAAACAATGAAAATGGACAACCCATGACAAATGTGGCTGCCAATGTTTCTCAGGAGAAGACAACCTATACCAATCAGTTTAGCAAGTCTCAAGCCGATCAGGAGGTCTGGAACGAATTGAAGGCGATGGAGCAGGCGGAGTTCAACAGTCTACAACAAGACAATCCGAACCTTGTTGACCCCTCAGAGAATAATGAAAAAGAGGTTAATCCGAACTTAGTGAAAGAAGATGCGGAGACGAATGACCATGCTGGTTATGGGATGGATGTTGTGGCCACGGTTTACTACCAACTAGATAACCGGAATGTGCTTAAAGAAAAAAAGCCGTCCTACCTCTGCAAAACAGAAGGAACGGTGAGAGTAAACATTAAAGTAAATCAAAAAGGGCAAGTGGTAACCGCAGAAATAGACGAGGCAAAAACAACCACACAGAATACTTGCTTGCGAGATGCCGCCATTGAATATGCCAAATTATGGAAATTTAACCAGGACTTCAATGATGCTTTACGGAAACAAGGCTGGATTGAGTTTAAGTATCAAGCTCAATAA
- a CDS encoding site-2 protease family protein: METEEYTYFPPKPEIKDKNTSSILKTIGSLALFVGLFALLGISLNLIFLVVLVLFLHEMGHLIAMKSYGYQDVGMFFIPFLGAVVTGRKEEMSQFQRLIIVLAGPIPGILIGAGFLLGYHFGDLHQMFLIYGLVFVALNVLNLIPVDPLDGGKLFELLFFSFSDFAKVLFNGISSAVMILIGFLYQSYVIMIFGGFMLFRIQSHVKLMRLRKRLNHLEIPLNVSYAKLSDKDYWRLRKEYLQIANLDRLISPDSKDYDEKEEVVAPAIRNILRAPVDNDVNMLGKLSFVFIWAAAIVLSLYSIWINLNDLKELL, from the coding sequence ATGGAAACCGAAGAGTATACCTATTTCCCTCCCAAACCGGAAATAAAAGACAAAAACACCTCCAGCATCCTGAAAACTATTGGGAGTCTGGCTCTGTTTGTAGGACTCTTTGCGCTCTTGGGAATCTCTCTTAACCTCATCTTTTTGGTGGTTCTGGTTCTATTTTTACACGAAATGGGGCATCTCATTGCGATGAAATCTTATGGCTATCAGGATGTAGGCATGTTCTTCATCCCCTTTCTCGGTGCGGTAGTTACCGGAAGAAAAGAAGAGATGAGTCAGTTTCAGCGCTTAATCATTGTGTTGGCAGGTCCGATACCAGGTATATTAATTGGTGCAGGCTTTTTGTTGGGTTACCACTTCGGAGATCTTCATCAAATGTTTCTGATCTATGGACTGGTTTTTGTCGCGCTGAATGTGCTTAACCTCATCCCAGTAGATCCACTTGATGGCGGCAAACTGTTTGAACTATTGTTTTTCTCATTTAGTGATTTTGCTAAGGTACTATTCAATGGGATTTCTTCTGCCGTAATGATCCTGATAGGCTTTCTTTATCAGTCCTATGTGATCATGATCTTTGGTGGTTTTATGTTATTCAGAATACAGTCTCATGTGAAGCTGATGCGTCTCAGAAAGCGACTCAACCACCTGGAAATTCCACTTAATGTCTCGTATGCCAAGCTTTCTGACAAGGACTACTGGAGGTTACGCAAAGAATACTTACAGATCGCCAATCTGGACCGACTGATTTCTCCGGACAGTAAAGACTATGATGAAAAGGAAGAAGTGGTTGCCCCAGCAATTAGAAACATTTTAAGAGCTCCTGTAGATAATGACGTCAATATGTTAGGCAAGCTCTCTTTTGTATTTATTTGGGCTGCCGCAATTGTTTTAAGTCTATATTCCATCTGGATAAATTTGAACGATTTAAAAGAATTGTTGTAG
- the porW gene encoding type IX secretion system periplasmic lipoprotein PorW/SprE, with protein sequence MKKVSYILILIMAIGVIACSTEKDAWLNRTYHNVTAHYNGYWNAKELIKETMNGFETGYAENYDEIIPVFIYPNEAESKNFKSPMDTAIKKCETVIFKHQMPEKKVGQFKRTEWCAWIDDNWFVIGESQFYKRDFDKALKKFEFIEKQYPSEEITYDARLWQAKVYMEQENFPAAKSILDELQEEMDEQVEAKKEKKEKKEKKKKKKKYRGRGGSRSKRPSASDDEPTGPPEFTEDFKRNYYPVLADYHIRKKEYGKATVALETSIELAKDRQFKTRLIFILAQIKHKQNNPEASELYAEVVKRNPKYDMAFVAKINKALAFSGGDRNKVKSELRKMIKDEKNKEYLDQIYYALGDLELQDGNREEGIEYLELSVQSSTSNPKQKSKSFLRLGKLYYEGKNYIKAQKYYDSTLSVLDQEHPEYETIEYQNISLTELVTHLNTANHQDSLLSLCELSENELNKKIQGQIDELIAKRQAEEEARRAAALTPNAGGDLAAKGSFWAFNQKLRDDGFNKFKELWGTRPNEDDWRRADKSAVFTEDDPVNGTEVEADPLLTIDHYKKDLPCGVPAKEKEAQEDVINGYYNAATIYKQKLDDPDGAKKTFQKLEKYLPHKLSVESLYQVYLIDKQAGNTTSLNKYKDWILADYPDTEYAKLIENPNYAEELNSAVQKEEIAYQKVYNKFVSKDYEGVISDIDKRLEIEDNPLKCKYLYMKATAIGYSNKNPEDLSPIEEALEEVISNCDDEVIVAQSQATLDKLRNVQSVIDAKTGASTYIYETEAKHFFVLVFPNDAGSVNQAKTKVSDLNIASFSTKNLETKSSFIDENNQLIIVKPFNNKEDAMDYYLTFKVNENQVKKLKEFDYFVITDKNFSALFLEKDLDAYQTFFEKNYLQE encoded by the coding sequence ATGAAAAAGGTTAGTTACATACTCATATTAATTATGGCAATAGGGGTTATTGCATGCAGCACTGAAAAGGACGCATGGCTAAACCGCACCTATCACAATGTAACAGCTCATTACAATGGTTATTGGAATGCCAAAGAATTGATCAAAGAAACCATGAATGGTTTTGAGACTGGATATGCCGAAAACTACGATGAAATAATTCCTGTATTTATCTATCCCAATGAGGCCGAATCTAAGAACTTTAAATCGCCCATGGATACGGCCATCAAAAAGTGTGAGACGGTTATTTTCAAGCATCAAATGCCAGAAAAAAAGGTAGGACAATTCAAACGAACAGAGTGGTGTGCCTGGATAGATGACAACTGGTTTGTAATAGGTGAATCGCAATTCTACAAACGAGATTTCGACAAGGCGTTAAAGAAGTTTGAGTTTATCGAAAAACAATATCCCTCCGAAGAAATCACCTACGATGCCAGACTTTGGCAGGCTAAGGTTTACATGGAACAAGAAAACTTTCCAGCTGCTAAATCCATTCTTGATGAACTTCAAGAAGAAATGGATGAACAAGTTGAAGCTAAAAAGGAGAAGAAGGAAAAAAAGGAGAAAAAGAAGAAGAAAAAGAAGTATCGAGGTAGAGGTGGTAGTCGTTCAAAGCGTCCTTCCGCTAGTGATGATGAACCTACTGGTCCTCCTGAGTTTACGGAAGACTTCAAGAGAAATTACTATCCAGTTCTGGCGGACTATCATATCCGTAAAAAAGAATATGGAAAAGCGACTGTAGCACTAGAAACCTCTATTGAGTTAGCAAAAGATCGTCAGTTCAAAACTCGTTTAATTTTTATTCTTGCTCAAATCAAGCATAAGCAGAATAATCCTGAGGCTAGTGAGCTTTATGCAGAAGTTGTGAAGCGAAACCCCAAGTACGATATGGCATTTGTTGCGAAGATCAATAAAGCCCTAGCCTTCAGCGGTGGTGATCGAAACAAAGTCAAGTCTGAACTCCGCAAGATGATTAAGGATGAGAAAAATAAAGAATATCTTGATCAGATCTATTACGCGCTAGGCGATCTTGAACTGCAAGACGGCAATAGAGAAGAAGGTATTGAGTACTTAGAGCTATCCGTTCAATCGAGCACTTCAAACCCCAAGCAAAAGAGTAAATCCTTCCTGCGACTTGGAAAACTCTATTATGAAGGCAAGAATTACATTAAAGCTCAAAAGTATTACGACAGTACACTTTCCGTGCTGGATCAAGAGCACCCAGAATACGAAACCATCGAGTATCAGAATATCAGTTTGACAGAATTGGTTACCCATTTGAATACTGCCAATCATCAGGATAGTTTATTGTCTCTCTGTGAATTGAGTGAAAACGAATTAAACAAAAAGATACAGGGGCAAATAGACGAGCTTATTGCAAAACGTCAAGCAGAAGAAGAAGCCAGAAGAGCTGCCGCTTTAACACCGAATGCTGGTGGAGACCTTGCCGCAAAGGGAAGCTTTTGGGCTTTCAATCAAAAATTGAGAGATGATGGCTTTAATAAGTTCAAAGAACTCTGGGGCACGCGGCCCAATGAAGATGACTGGCGAAGGGCGGATAAGTCTGCCGTGTTTACAGAAGACGACCCTGTAAACGGCACTGAAGTAGAGGCCGACCCTCTTCTAACCATTGATCACTACAAGAAAGACCTCCCTTGCGGGGTGCCTGCAAAAGAGAAAGAAGCACAAGAAGATGTTATTAATGGATATTACAATGCCGCAACCATTTACAAACAAAAGTTAGACGACCCTGATGGTGCAAAGAAAACTTTCCAAAAACTTGAAAAATATCTACCTCACAAGCTTTCTGTTGAGTCCTTATACCAGGTTTATTTAATTGACAAACAAGCTGGAAACACGACAAGCCTCAACAAGTACAAAGATTGGATCCTTGCTGACTATCCTGATACAGAATATGCCAAATTGATAGAGAATCCGAATTATGCCGAAGAGCTAAACAGTGCCGTACAAAAAGAGGAGATCGCTTATCAAAAGGTTTATAACAAATTTGTTTCAAAAGATTACGAGGGCGTTATTTCGGACATTGACAAACGACTTGAAATTGAGGACAATCCACTTAAGTGTAAGTACTTGTACATGAAAGCAACTGCAATAGGTTACAGCAATAAGAATCCTGAAGATCTTAGTCCAATAGAAGAGGCTCTCGAAGAGGTTATTTCAAATTGTGATGACGAAGTTATTGTTGCTCAGAGCCAGGCAACCTTGGATAAGTTAAGAAATGTTCAATCCGTGATTGATGCTAAGACAGGAGCAAGTACTTACATTTATGAGACGGAAGCGAAACACTTCTTTGTGTTGGTTTTTCCTAATGATGCGGGTAGTGTGAATCAGGCAAAGACCAAAGTATCCGATCTCAACATTGCTTCGTTTTCCACCAAAAATCTAGAAACCAAGAGCAGCTTTATTGATGAGAACAATCAGTTAATCATTGTCAAACCTTTTAACAATAAAGAGGATGCAATGGACTACTATCTTACCTTCAAGGTAAACGAAAACCAAGTAAAAAAGCTCAAGGAGTTTGATTATTTCGTGATTACGGATAAAAACTTCTCGGCACTGTTTCTTGAAAAAGATCTTGACGCATACCAGACCTTCTTTGAGAAAAATTACCTTCAGGAATAA
- a CDS encoding M23 family metallopeptidase — protein MAKTNKDNEDKVSLWERLNKKSRLSVVDPVTFEVRNEFSFTPMSFIVVSLFVLIIIVAATWTIIAFTPLRQSIPGYPDIAKQEQMERMHKENLEYLEELKKKEAILEQYNKPLIAILNEEEPPDPSIPLDSLSLLDTTELNQIAFEMSEKDSLLREKIEAKEKYGFSIQNNITTGNADNIAGVYFFSPLKGEVSGEVDVKAGHYGIDVKAPKNEAVKSTLDGTVIYAEWTPENGHVVHVQHAHNLVSVYKHNSALLKKQGDAVKSGEPIAIIGNSGILSLGTHLHFELWYNGVPLDPKLFVDFQ, from the coding sequence ATGGCGAAGACCAATAAAGATAATGAAGATAAGGTCTCACTTTGGGAACGGCTGAATAAGAAATCAAGACTTTCTGTTGTCGACCCAGTTACATTTGAAGTTAGAAATGAGTTCTCATTTACCCCTATGAGCTTCATAGTAGTTAGCCTCTTTGTTTTGATTATTATCGTGGCAGCTACCTGGACGATCATCGCCTTCACCCCACTTAGACAATCCATCCCCGGATATCCCGATATCGCTAAGCAAGAGCAGATGGAACGTATGCACAAGGAAAATCTGGAGTATCTGGAAGAATTGAAAAAAAAGGAAGCGATCTTGGAACAATACAACAAACCATTGATAGCGATTCTGAACGAGGAAGAACCTCCAGATCCTTCCATTCCGTTGGATTCTTTATCACTTTTGGATACGACAGAACTCAATCAGATTGCTTTTGAGATGAGTGAGAAGGATTCCTTACTTCGAGAAAAAATAGAAGCCAAAGAAAAATATGGTTTTAGTATTCAAAATAACATCACTACTGGAAACGCAGATAATATTGCCGGAGTTTACTTCTTTTCTCCATTAAAGGGAGAAGTCAGCGGAGAGGTAGATGTTAAGGCAGGACATTACGGTATTGATGTTAAGGCTCCAAAGAATGAAGCGGTAAAATCAACGCTAGATGGAACAGTAATTTATGCGGAATGGACACCAGAGAATGGTCATGTAGTACATGTTCAGCACGCTCATAATTTAGTGTCTGTATATAAACACAATTCTGCCTTGTTAAAGAAACAGGGTGATGCGGTAAAAAGTGGTGAGCCGATCGCCATTATTGGTAACTCAGGAATCCTGAGCTTAGGTACTCATTTGCATTTTGAATTATGGTATAATGGCGTACCTCTTGACCCAAAACTATTTGTCGATTTCCAATAG
- the aroB gene encoding 3-dehydroquinate synthase, with amino-acid sequence MKNVHIGSITEDHFNQLISTYDPSQIIAIVDENTAPYLDEIHLITDINIDAIQLPSGENHKNIQTVAAIWKDLTDNQFRRDGLIINLGGGVITDMGGFAAATYKRGVDFINIPTTLLAMVDAAIGGKTGVDFFDFKNQIGVIKEAEGVFCDVAFLGSLPKEELMSGFAEVLKHGLVADSKYFDYCTYTPFEELKWEKIVEGSVRIKGEIVAEDPFEKGRRKLLNFGHTIGHALESLRLEQGNPILHGFGVVAGMLVETKISFDKGLINDHYFNKIVNALDQLYDRITITSNDIPFMIERMKNDKKNHNDSINFTLLEGIGKGIFNQSASEEEIQRAIQWYSK; translated from the coding sequence ATGAAGAATGTTCACATAGGATCAATCACTGAAGACCATTTTAATCAATTGATCTCGACTTATGACCCGAGTCAGATTATTGCGATCGTTGACGAAAATACCGCTCCATATTTAGATGAAATCCACTTAATCACAGACATTAATATTGATGCGATTCAGCTACCATCTGGAGAGAATCATAAGAATATTCAAACGGTTGCAGCCATTTGGAAAGATCTTACGGACAACCAATTCAGAAGAGATGGTTTAATCATCAATCTTGGTGGTGGGGTGATCACTGATATGGGTGGTTTTGCGGCAGCTACGTATAAACGAGGCGTTGATTTTATCAATATCCCAACCACTTTATTGGCTATGGTTGATGCAGCTATTGGAGGAAAAACGGGAGTTGACTTCTTCGACTTCAAAAATCAAATTGGTGTGATCAAAGAGGCTGAGGGCGTATTTTGCGATGTCGCATTTCTAGGATCCCTTCCAAAAGAGGAGTTGATGTCGGGTTTTGCTGAAGTGCTTAAACACGGTTTAGTAGCGGATAGCAAATACTTTGATTATTGTACCTATACTCCTTTTGAAGAACTCAAATGGGAGAAGATCGTGGAAGGAAGTGTTCGCATCAAGGGAGAAATAGTTGCCGAGGATCCGTTTGAAAAAGGAAGAAGAAAGTTGTTGAATTTCGGACATACCATTGGACATGCGTTAGAATCGCTCCGTTTAGAACAAGGCAATCCTATCCTTCATGGTTTTGGAGTAGTTGCAGGTATGCTCGTGGAAACTAAAATATCTTTTGATAAAGGGTTAATTAATGATCATTACTTCAACAAAATTGTCAATGCTCTTGATCAGTTATATGATCGAATCACAATTACTTCCAATGACATCCCATTTATGATCGAACGGATGAAAAATGACAAGAAAAATCATAACGACAGCATTAACTTTACTTTGTTAGAAGGTATAGGTAAAGGCATTTTTAATCAGTCCGCCAGTGAAGAAGAAATCCAGCGTGCTATTCAGTGGTATTCAAAATAA
- a CDS encoding peptidoglycan DD-metalloendopeptidase family protein — protein sequence MNLRTNKNALLPFAIVVTLLIAITSVSCEDSPTENKETETVQPLPPPPPEPTMAYNIVIDSFEVDTGVVLQNQGLTHILPKYGISLTEIYNMTNKYDSLFDVKKIKTDQPYMVLSNWVDDTLKKAEYFIYEINKIDYLVYHFGKDSLHAYIEAKPVDTVVSMSGGVVTSSLWNSFMDNDLPPALLVEYAKLFAWSVDFFGVQKGDYYKVIYEGKYVNDELVGIGDIHAVLFNHYDHDYYFFRYKAHDTLQTTFYTDSGESMQRALLSAPLEYTRVSSKFSHSRFHPVLKIYRPHHGVDYAAPLGTEVVATGSGTVIFAGYSGGAGNMIKIKHDVGDILTKYLHLSKFGPGIKKGAHVMQGQKIGEVGSTGISTGPHLDYRVYINDEPVDPLSIDIPAGDPLSDSALAEYLNFIEPIKYSLDSIPAVIVQKQDVDADSTLME from the coding sequence ATGAACTTACGAACAAACAAAAATGCGTTGCTGCCCTTTGCAATAGTCGTGACTTTGCTTATTGCAATCACGAGTGTTTCGTGCGAGGATAGTCCCACGGAGAACAAAGAAACAGAAACAGTGCAACCATTACCGCCACCGCCACCAGAGCCCACGATGGCTTACAATATTGTCATTGATAGCTTTGAAGTGGATACAGGTGTGGTCCTTCAAAATCAAGGACTTACTCATATCCTTCCGAAGTATGGAATCTCCTTGACTGAGATCTATAACATGACCAATAAGTATGATTCGCTATTTGACGTAAAAAAGATTAAAACAGATCAGCCTTACATGGTACTGAGTAATTGGGTGGATGATACACTTAAGAAAGCAGAGTACTTCATCTATGAGATTAATAAAATTGATTATCTGGTTTACCATTTTGGAAAAGATTCACTGCATGCTTATATCGAAGCAAAGCCAGTCGACACAGTAGTTTCCATGTCTGGAGGTGTAGTCACTTCGAGCCTTTGGAATTCATTTATGGACAATGATCTTCCTCCTGCTCTATTGGTGGAGTATGCTAAATTATTTGCCTGGAGTGTAGATTTCTTTGGAGTGCAGAAAGGAGACTATTACAAAGTGATCTATGAAGGTAAATATGTTAACGATGAGTTAGTTGGAATTGGAGATATTCATGCCGTACTCTTTAATCACTATGACCATGATTATTATTTCTTCAGGTACAAGGCTCATGACACTTTGCAAACAACGTTCTACACAGACTCAGGTGAAAGCATGCAAAGAGCTTTATTAAGTGCTCCGTTGGAGTATACCCGAGTTTCTTCCAAGTTCTCACACAGCAGATTCCACCCGGTATTGAAGATTTATAGACCACACCATGGTGTAGATTATGCAGCGCCATTAGGAACAGAGGTTGTGGCAACGGGAAGTGGAACTGTTATTTTTGCTGGGTATTCAGGAGGAGCTGGTAATATGATTAAAATCAAGCATGATGTAGGAGATATCTTGACGAAATACTTACACCTCTCTAAATTCGGACCCGGCATTAAAAAAGGAGCGCACGTTATGCAAGGACAAAAAATCGGAGAAGTTGGTAGTACTGGCATCTCAACAGGGCCGCACCTTGATTACCGAGTGTATATCAACGATGAACCTGTAGACCCCCTAAGCATTGATATTCCTGCAGGCGATCCTTTGTCAGATAGTGCTTTGGCCGAATATCTTAACTTTATCGAACCCATTAAATACTCACTGGACAGTATACCAGCGGTTATTGTCCAAAAACAAGATGTGGATGCTGACTCAACCCTTATGGAATAG
- a CDS encoding peptidoglycan DD-metalloendopeptidase family protein, whose translation MKQLLFILLLAIGSAFLNSGYSQGSKKAVDTVMIGEDSVVLFSDKSWEFIKMINFDGIMNAYLNSIALDLGWQEDWDNHVPYTYDNDLSSMEDTVWVCVVDDENNEFCMPHPGMVTSTFKYRGKRFHYGIDVDLETGDTLVAAFNGIVRYAQFNDGGFGNLVIIRHYNGLETYYAHLSELLVVPNQEVRAGDVIGLGGNTGKSYGDHLHFEVRIYGNALNPEEIIDFENKTLKKNNLLLYSDMFKHNSKSYKKSSSSSKSSSTNSNASVHVVTSGDSLYYIALKYGTTVDKLCKLNGIKSTDILHIGDKIKLK comes from the coding sequence ATGAAACAACTATTATTCATTTTGCTACTGGCTATTGGTAGTGCCTTTTTAAATTCGGGTTATAGTCAAGGGAGCAAAAAAGCAGTTGATACTGTAATGATAGGCGAAGATTCTGTGGTACTGTTTTCAGACAAAAGCTGGGAATTTATCAAGATGATCAACTTTGACGGAATCATGAACGCGTATTTGAACTCTATTGCGCTAGATCTTGGTTGGCAAGAAGACTGGGACAACCATGTTCCGTATACCTATGACAATGATCTTTCTTCGATGGAAGATACCGTCTGGGTTTGTGTGGTTGATGATGAAAACAATGAGTTTTGCATGCCGCATCCTGGAATGGTTACTTCTACGTTTAAATATAGAGGCAAACGTTTTCACTACGGAATAGATGTAGATCTTGAAACAGGTGACACGCTGGTTGCTGCGTTCAACGGTATTGTTCGTTATGCCCAGTTTAATGATGGAGGCTTCGGAAATCTGGTTATCATCAGGCATTACAACGGACTTGAAACGTACTATGCGCATTTATCAGAGCTCTTGGTTGTGCCTAATCAAGAAGTTCGTGCTGGCGATGTAATCGGTTTAGGTGGAAATACCGGTAAGTCTTATGGAGACCATCTTCATTTTGAAGTACGAATCTATGGAAATGCTCTGAATCCAGAAGAGATCATTGATTTTGAAAACAAGACCTTGAAGAAAAACAACCTGCTGCTTTACTCTGACATGTTCAAGCATAATAGCAAGTCCTACAAAAAATCGAGTAGTTCTTCAAAAAGTTCTTCAACCAATAGCAACGCCTCTGTTCACGTTGTAACCTCTGGAGATTCGCTTTATTATATTGCACTAAAGTATGGAACAACAGTAGACAAGCTCTGTAAGTTGAACGGCATCAAATCAACCGATATTCTCCACATTGGAGATAAGATAAAGCTCAAATGA
- a CDS encoding class I SAM-dependent methyltransferase, translated as MESEKEWFEAWFDTSYYHTLYSHRNYEEAEQFIHNLCNHLELPMGSTILDFACGKGRHAYFLNRLGYDVLGVDLSFNSIAAAKKMQKEGLRFAVSDIREVIPGEQFDAIFNLFTSFGYFNSLEENLKVMKAIHRMLEPDGVFVIDFMNAKKVIDNLVKAETVHRSKLSFDITRRHENGQIIKTIDFTDQGQDFHFEEKVQTIFLDDFKDLIRESDLQLLETFGDYDLNAFHEDTSDRLILIGKK; from the coding sequence ATGGAATCAGAAAAAGAGTGGTTTGAAGCATGGTTTGACACCTCTTATTACCACACCCTATATAGTCATCGAAATTACGAGGAAGCCGAGCAATTCATTCACAATTTGTGTAATCACCTTGAGCTACCTATGGGGTCTACTATTTTAGATTTTGCATGTGGCAAAGGGCGTCATGCGTACTTTTTAAACAGGCTGGGGTATGATGTTTTGGGTGTAGATCTCTCTTTTAACTCTATCGCGGCTGCCAAAAAAATGCAGAAAGAAGGGTTGCGATTTGCCGTTTCTGATATTCGAGAGGTTATACCAGGAGAGCAGTTTGACGCTATTTTCAACCTGTTCACTTCTTTTGGTTACTTCAATTCACTGGAAGAGAATCTTAAAGTGATGAAGGCAATCCATCGCATGCTGGAGCCTGATGGCGTATTTGTGATTGATTTTATGAATGCAAAAAAAGTAATCGATAACTTGGTTAAAGCAGAGACTGTTCATCGCTCCAAATTGTCTTTTGACATCACACGCAGACACGAAAATGGTCAAATCATCAAAACCATCGACTTTACTGATCAGGGTCAGGATTTTCACTTTGAAGAAAAGGTGCAGACAATTTTTCTGGATGATTTCAAAGACCTCATTCGGGAGTCTGACCTTCAATTATTGGAAACATTTGGAGACTACGATCTGAACGCCTTCCATGAAGACACTTCTGATCGCTTGATTCTGATTGGAAAAAAGTAA